One Brevibacillus choshinensis genomic window carries:
- a CDS encoding ribonuclease HII, whose amino-acid sequence MNVGEMSIKEIRAWIEKLDELPKDFLQLLKEDKRAGVQEIARQQEAAIARQEKLALLWTEMTKYERALREKGHVHLFGVDEVGRGPLAGPVVAAAVCLPADFYLPGLNDSKKVPVATREAYYEVIMRDAIAVGIGIIDAKRIDSINILNATKEAMHQAIDRASVAPDACLIDALQLTGLRCEQVPIIGGDGKSVTIAAASIVAKVTRDRLMADYAKEYPQYGFEKHAGYGTAEHLAAIERFGATPIHRMTFTGVKEQA is encoded by the coding sequence ATGAACGTAGGGGAAATGTCGATAAAGGAAATACGGGCATGGATCGAAAAATTGGACGAGCTACCTAAAGATTTCCTACAATTGTTAAAGGAAGACAAACGAGCAGGTGTCCAGGAGATTGCACGCCAGCAAGAGGCAGCGATTGCTCGCCAGGAGAAACTCGCGCTGCTCTGGACGGAAATGACGAAGTACGAGCGAGCGCTCCGAGAAAAAGGGCACGTTCATCTGTTTGGCGTGGATGAGGTCGGTCGTGGACCGTTGGCAGGACCCGTGGTAGCCGCTGCCGTTTGCTTGCCCGCGGATTTCTATTTGCCGGGCTTGAACGATTCCAAAAAGGTGCCCGTGGCAACACGTGAGGCCTATTACGAGGTCATCATGCGCGATGCGATCGCTGTAGGGATCGGAATCATCGACGCAAAGCGAATTGACTCGATAAATATTTTGAATGCTACGAAGGAAGCCATGCATCAGGCGATTGACCGTGCATCCGTAGCACCTGATGCTTGCCTGATTGACGCACTGCAGTTGACAGGACTCCGTTGTGAGCAAGTGCCAATCATCGGTGGCGATGGGAAAAGCGTTACCATCGCAGCTGCTTCCATCGTAGCCAAAGTGACGCGTGACCGATTGATGGCAGACTACGCGAAAGAATATCCACAGTATGGATTCGAAAAACATGCAGGCTACGGCACGGCAGAGCATTTGGCTGCAATCGAGCGTTTTGGAGCGACACCGATTCATCGGATGACGTTTACAGGCGTAAAAGAGCAGGCGTAA
- a CDS encoding YlqD family protein codes for MLTIFRSVQVKIIMTEASRAALVEQYAKQIRQHRDGWEQWQFQTKKILAEARKKSADTYALAQEKIAKEEKQRREKIEILQFQLKQAENLPEGSEMDYQTVQSPVTVQIGDVWDEIMAGTEILIKDGQVHEIRHRTSDQR; via the coding sequence ATGCTCACTATTTTTCGTTCGGTACAGGTCAAGATCATCATGACAGAAGCCTCCCGTGCTGCGTTGGTCGAGCAATACGCGAAACAGATCCGCCAGCATCGCGATGGATGGGAGCAGTGGCAATTTCAAACGAAAAAGATACTCGCTGAAGCCAGGAAAAAGTCAGCGGATACATACGCGCTTGCACAAGAAAAAATAGCGAAGGAAGAAAAACAGCGGAGGGAGAAGATCGAGATTCTCCAATTCCAGCTGAAGCAAGCCGAGAATTTGCCAGAGGGCAGTGAAATGGACTACCAGACTGTGCAAAGCCCTGTAACGGTCCAAATCGGAGATGTCTGGGATGAAATCATGGCGGGGACGGAAATCCTGATAAAAGATGGTCAGGTGCATGAAATTCGTCATCGAACATCAGACCAAAGGTAA
- a CDS encoding methyl-accepting chemotaxis protein: MSPKLGALLACLEDIKASQVEEACVALTDTEKYIAFLTSETLGLETKPGTLITDIKGTVTEKAIRSGKKMIQEQGPEVCGIPYISSATPIFEDGNLVGCLTILTANSKIENIRSVSSTLAATVEEITATADQVASASIHVNEQILTVSNESQFVTKEIEKIFKVLSFVKEMASQSHMLGLNAAIEAARAGEHGRGFSIVANEIRKMASQSKEASEEIQKQLKFIENSIQKMNVSIQSVTSQSQNHSASIQELRAAFDHIASTATELNDEIKK, encoded by the coding sequence ATGTCGCCAAAATTAGGAGCCTTGTTAGCATGCCTGGAGGATATCAAGGCGAGCCAGGTCGAAGAGGCCTGCGTTGCATTGACCGACACGGAGAAGTACATAGCCTTTTTAACAAGTGAGACCTTGGGACTCGAGACCAAGCCAGGCACGCTGATTACCGATATCAAAGGAACCGTCACAGAGAAAGCGATTCGAAGCGGCAAAAAAATGATCCAGGAGCAAGGACCAGAGGTTTGCGGTATTCCTTATATCTCCTCAGCCACTCCCATTTTTGAAGATGGAAATCTGGTGGGGTGCCTCACCATTTTGACGGCGAATAGCAAGATCGAGAATATTCGATCGGTATCCTCCACGTTAGCAGCAACCGTAGAGGAAATTACAGCGACTGCAGACCAAGTCGCTTCCGCATCGATACACGTAAACGAACAAATCTTGACGGTTTCGAATGAATCACAATTCGTTACGAAAGAAATTGAAAAGATTTTTAAGGTCCTGTCTTTTGTCAAAGAGATGGCTTCCCAATCTCACATGCTTGGTCTGAATGCTGCTATCGAAGCCGCACGTGCAGGGGAACACGGCAGGGGCTTCAGTATCGTTGCCAATGAGATCCGCAAAATGGCCTCACAAAGCAAAGAAGCTTCGGAAGAAATTCAAAAGCAACTGAAATTTATTGAGAATTCTATACAGAAGATGAACGTCTCCATCCAATCCGTCACTTCTCAGTCGCAAAATCATTCCGCCAGCATCCAGGAGCTCCGCGCCGCTTTTGATCACATCGCGAGTACCGCAACCGAACTGAATGATGAAATCAAAAAATAA
- the lepB gene encoding signal peptidase I has product MSEEVTSTRPKKNELWEWIRALVIAIILAFLIRTFLFAPFIVEGESMETTLHNNEKLVVNKAIYYLGDPKPGDIIVFHAEKTRDYIKRVIAVAGDTVEVKNDQLLVNGKVVEEPYLAQHKEEAKKQGEPFFTNDFPPVIIPADHIFVMGDNRLNSHDSRAIGPVAISTVVGRAEFTFWPVADIRMTR; this is encoded by the coding sequence ATGAGCGAAGAAGTTACCTCCACGCGCCCCAAGAAAAACGAGCTATGGGAATGGATCCGTGCGCTCGTCATTGCGATTATCCTAGCGTTTCTCATCCGGACCTTCCTATTTGCCCCCTTTATTGTAGAGGGCGAGTCCATGGAAACCACCTTACATAACAATGAAAAACTGGTTGTAAACAAAGCCATTTATTATTTGGGAGATCCGAAGCCAGGAGATATCATTGTGTTCCATGCGGAAAAGACACGCGACTATATCAAGCGGGTGATCGCCGTCGCAGGAGATACAGTGGAAGTCAAGAACGATCAGCTTCTGGTGAACGGAAAGGTTGTAGAAGAGCCTTATCTGGCACAACATAAAGAAGAGGCGAAAAAGCAGGGAGAGCCCTTTTTCACCAACGACTTTCCTCCTGTAATCATTCCTGCGGATCACATCTTTGTCATGGGAGACAATCGTCTGAACAGCCATGACAGCCGGGCGATCGGTCCTGTCGCGATCAGTACGGTCGTCGGACGAGCAGAATTTACATTTTGGCCGGTTGCGGACATCCGCATGACACGATAA
- the trmD gene encoding tRNA (guanosine(37)-N1)-methyltransferase TrmD: MRIDILTLFPEMFSGVLSSSILGKASEKEIVDFHVTNFRDFSESKHGTVDDTPYGGGGGMVLKPEPLFRAVESMAGDKKPRVILMCPQGVPYHQKLAEELAQEEHLVFICGHYEGYDERIREHLVTDEISIGDYVLTGGELAAMVVIDSVVRLQPGALGNQTSAVEDSFSTGLLEYPHYTRPPEFRGWKVPDILLSGHHANIEKWRLKESLRRTRERRPDLLDKLEMTTEMKKLLVELEKEKKLEGNS; encoded by the coding sequence ATGCGCATTGATATTCTTACGCTTTTTCCGGAGATGTTTAGCGGGGTGTTATCCAGCAGTATCTTGGGGAAAGCTAGTGAAAAGGAAATCGTGGATTTTCACGTGACCAATTTTCGCGACTTCTCAGAAAGCAAGCATGGTACGGTTGATGATACTCCATATGGAGGCGGCGGGGGCATGGTATTGAAGCCGGAGCCCTTGTTTCGCGCGGTGGAATCGATGGCGGGGGACAAGAAGCCACGGGTGATTCTGATGTGCCCCCAAGGCGTCCCCTATCATCAGAAGCTGGCGGAAGAGCTCGCACAGGAAGAGCATCTCGTCTTTATTTGCGGGCATTACGAAGGCTATGACGAGCGGATTCGCGAGCATCTGGTAACGGACGAAATATCGATAGGCGACTATGTGCTGACCGGCGGTGAACTGGCTGCGATGGTCGTCATCGACAGCGTCGTTCGCCTGCAGCCAGGGGCGCTGGGCAATCAGACATCAGCGGTGGAGGATTCTTTTTCAACAGGGCTTCTGGAGTACCCTCATTACACCAGACCGCCGGAATTCCGAGGATGGAAAGTACCGGACATCCTCCTCTCCGGCCATCATGCGAATATCGAGAAGTGGCGTCTGAAGGAATCGCTGAGACGCACTCGTGAGCGCAGGCCGGACCTCTTGGACAAGCTCGAAATGACAACAGAAATGAAAAAGTTGTTAGTTGAGCTGGAGAAAGAGAAAAAACTGGAGGGAAATTCGTAG
- a CDS encoding KH domain-containing protein, with the protein MKALVETIAKALVDHPNEVRVNAVEKERSLVFELSVHPDDMGKIIGKQGRIAKALRTVVMAASVETDKRVTVEIV; encoded by the coding sequence ATGAAAGCGCTGGTCGAAACGATCGCAAAAGCTCTCGTCGATCATCCGAATGAGGTTCGTGTGAATGCAGTGGAAAAGGAACGCAGTCTCGTCTTTGAATTGTCGGTCCACCCTGATGATATGGGGAAGATCATTGGCAAGCAGGGACGGATTGCAAAAGCACTGCGCACAGTCGTGATGGCGGCATCCGTGGAAACGGACAAGCGTGTCACGGTTGAAATTGTTTGA
- a CDS encoding YraN family protein, whose amino-acid sequence MTERRRALGQRGEELAEKFLCQKGYEIVGRNVRTKRGEIDLIAIDNDTLVFVEVRTRSSVTYGSAAESVTWKKQQKLRELALDYLRTYSAFVPAFRFDVVGIHCPRNGEGSEESKIDHIKHAF is encoded by the coding sequence ATGACGGAGAGGCGGCGAGCGTTGGGACAGCGTGGAGAAGAGCTGGCGGAGAAATTCCTTTGTCAAAAGGGATACGAGATCGTCGGACGCAATGTTCGCACAAAACGTGGCGAGATCGATTTGATCGCGATTGACAATGACACACTCGTCTTCGTGGAAGTCCGTACACGCTCGAGCGTCACCTATGGTTCTGCTGCGGAATCCGTTACTTGGAAAAAACAGCAGAAGCTCAGGGAGCTTGCTTTGGATTATCTTCGGACATATTCAGCCTTCGTACCCGCATTTCGCTTTGATGTCGTAGGCATCCACTGTCCAAGAAATGGGGAGGGGAGCGAAGAAAGTAAGATCGATCATATCAAGCATGCCTTTTAA
- the ylqF gene encoding ribosome biogenesis GTPase YlqF, translating to MTIQWFPGHMAKARRQVTEKLKLIDVVIELLDARLPLSSRNPMIDEIVSEKPRLILLNKADLADERVTDQWIGYFRGLGIRTLPIDALSGKGVTKLPELCKELAGEMLAKRSEKGMQGRAIRIMILGIPNVGKSSLINRLSKRSVAQTGDRPAVTKAQQWVKMGDTLELLDTPGILWPKFEDQMVGLRLAASGAIKDELIDFTEVALYAITYMMHYYPERLLERFKLKELPEDRVAMLEEIGKKRGCLVSGGNIDYDKAAELFLRELRSGKLGQVSLERPIDWEMDEPIGKPISLYE from the coding sequence ATGACAATCCAATGGTTTCCGGGCCACATGGCGAAAGCGCGCCGTCAAGTGACGGAGAAGCTAAAATTAATTGATGTGGTTATCGAATTGCTGGATGCAAGACTTCCTTTATCCAGCCGAAACCCGATGATTGACGAGATTGTCAGTGAGAAGCCGCGGCTCATTTTATTGAACAAAGCGGATCTTGCAGACGAGAGGGTAACAGATCAATGGATAGGGTATTTCCGCGGACTCGGAATTCGCACACTGCCGATTGATGCTCTGAGCGGCAAAGGGGTAACCAAGCTGCCTGAGCTATGCAAGGAGCTGGCAGGTGAAATGCTGGCGAAGCGATCAGAAAAAGGCATGCAGGGGCGTGCGATCCGCATTATGATTTTGGGCATTCCGAATGTAGGGAAGTCTTCGTTGATCAATCGGCTGTCAAAGCGCTCCGTTGCCCAGACGGGTGACCGTCCTGCCGTCACAAAGGCGCAGCAGTGGGTGAAGATGGGTGATACCCTCGAGCTGTTGGACACGCCAGGTATTTTGTGGCCCAAATTCGAAGATCAGATGGTGGGACTTAGACTTGCGGCCAGCGGCGCGATCAAGGACGAGCTCATCGACTTTACGGAAGTAGCGCTGTATGCCATCACATACATGATGCACTACTATCCGGAGCGTTTGCTGGAGCGATTCAAGCTGAAGGAATTGCCGGAAGACCGGGTCGCGATGCTGGAGGAAATCGGCAAGAAGCGAGGCTGTCTGGTATCGGGAGGAAATATCGACTACGACAAGGCGGCAGAGCTCTTTTTACGGGAGCTGCGTTCCGGAAAGCTGGGACAGGTGTCATTGGAGCGTCCGATCGATTGGGAAATGGATGAACCGATAGGCAAACCCATCTCATTGTATGAGTAA
- a CDS encoding Ig-like domain-containing protein, giving the protein MKRMKKSIFQTVTVALATVCAVHFAFPVSTYAQSLTQVKAANSEGLTVSSSAISVVKGNTQSIKLKYNGQTLDSSRATWSSSSTSIASVSSSGVVTGKGTGTAIITVRYSGETAKVRVTVSAPDELKASIKKATLKKGKEQTVELTFNGKPLQASKATWTTSYPAVATVKSGVITAKGNGAAIITAKYKDLTVYVEVTVESNVSGKLEASDSKLKMDKGDEETIKLKYDDESISGSKATWTTSKSSVATVDDGVVKAKGKGTATITAKYKNEKVEIEVTVGGGSTSDLLEADDTDITLKKGDKETIKLSYDGKSVSASNATWTTSKSSVATVSKGVITAKANGTATITAKYKGEKVEIEVTVKSSDSLEADDTSISVKKGKKETITLYYDDKELKGSKATWSTSDSSVATVKDGVVTGKKKGTATITAKYKDESVKIKVTVK; this is encoded by the coding sequence ATGAAAAGAATGAAGAAAAGTATTTTTCAGACCGTTACAGTAGCTTTGGCTACGGTATGTGCGGTACATTTCGCTTTCCCAGTCAGTACGTATGCACAATCACTCACTCAGGTGAAGGCAGCGAATTCTGAGGGGTTGACCGTTAGTTCTTCCGCAATTAGCGTTGTGAAAGGAAATACACAGAGCATCAAGCTGAAGTACAATGGTCAAACGCTCGATTCCTCACGCGCGACATGGAGCTCCTCAAGTACTTCGATCGCTTCGGTATCCAGTAGTGGCGTAGTGACGGGGAAAGGAACCGGTACTGCCATCATCACGGTACGATACAGTGGAGAAACGGCGAAAGTAAGAGTGACCGTATCTGCACCGGATGAACTGAAGGCAAGCATCAAGAAAGCGACCTTGAAAAAAGGGAAAGAGCAGACGGTTGAACTGACCTTCAATGGTAAACCTCTGCAAGCGAGTAAAGCTACATGGACTACTTCCTATCCGGCTGTGGCCACTGTCAAAAGTGGTGTCATCACGGCAAAAGGGAATGGAGCGGCAATCATCACGGCAAAATACAAAGATCTTACGGTGTATGTTGAAGTGACAGTCGAGTCAAACGTTTCTGGCAAGCTGGAAGCAAGCGATTCCAAGCTAAAAATGGATAAAGGCGACGAGGAGACCATCAAGCTCAAATATGACGACGAAAGCATTTCAGGATCCAAAGCAACGTGGACCACTTCGAAATCCTCCGTGGCTACTGTCGATGACGGTGTGGTAAAGGCAAAAGGAAAAGGGACCGCTACGATTACGGCTAAGTACAAAAATGAAAAGGTCGAAATCGAAGTCACTGTTGGCGGTGGGAGCACATCGGATTTGCTCGAGGCAGACGATACAGATATCACCCTGAAAAAAGGGGATAAAGAAACCATCAAGCTGTCCTATGACGGGAAAAGCGTGAGTGCTTCTAACGCTACATGGACCACTTCCAAATCATCTGTCGCCACCGTAAGCAAAGGGGTTATCACAGCAAAAGCCAATGGTACGGCAACCATTACCGCAAAGTACAAAGGGGAAAAGGTTGAAATCGAAGTAACAGTAAAAAGCTCTGACAGCCTGGAAGCTGACGACACTTCCATTTCCGTCAAAAAAGGCAAAAAAGAAACCATCACCCTGTACTACGATGACAAAGAATTGAAAGGCTCCAAAGCAACCTGGAGCACATCGGACTCTTCGGTAGCAACTGTTAAGGATGGAGTCGTAACAGGTAAGAAAAAAGGAACCGCAACCATCACAGCGAAGTACAAAGATGAATCTGTAAAAATTAAAGTTACCGTAAAATAA
- the rimM gene encoding ribosome maturation factor RimM (Essential for efficient processing of 16S rRNA) has protein sequence MEKRFYGVGKLVNTHGLRGEVRVISTTDFPDQRFRKGNELFLFHPTLTEPLKVKIATRRPHKGFEILSFHGYTNINDIEKYKGGELKIPEESLMDLEDDEFYIHQLIGCEVVTDEGEELGKIVDVMQPGANDVWVVKGKRGEILLPYIDDCIKQVDVKGKRVVCHLMEGLL, from the coding sequence TTGGAAAAGCGTTTTTACGGAGTGGGGAAGCTGGTGAATACCCACGGATTGCGCGGGGAAGTGCGAGTCATATCCACTACAGATTTTCCTGACCAACGGTTTCGGAAGGGAAACGAGCTGTTTTTGTTTCACCCCACACTCACAGAGCCATTGAAAGTGAAAATAGCCACTCGAAGGCCGCACAAAGGGTTTGAGATTTTGAGCTTTCATGGCTATACCAATATCAATGACATTGAGAAATACAAGGGCGGCGAATTGAAAATTCCAGAAGAGTCATTGATGGATCTGGAGGACGATGAATTTTACATCCATCAGCTGATTGGCTGTGAGGTCGTCACGGATGAAGGCGAAGAGCTGGGCAAAATCGTCGACGTGATGCAGCCGGGTGCCAATGATGTCTGGGTCGTCAAAGGCAAGCGCGGTGAAATCCTCTTGCCCTACATCGATGATTGCATCAAACAGGTAGATGTCAAAGGCAAACGCGTAGTCTGCCATCTGATGGAAGGCTTGCTGTAA
- the rplS gene encoding 50S ribosomal protein L19, with amino-acid sequence MNQVIRELEKAQLKQDIPAFRPGDTVRVHVKVIEGQRERIQLFEGVCIRRRGTGISETFTARKISYGVGVERTFPLHTPKIEKIEIVRHGKVRRAKLYYLRDRVGKAARIKEIRR; translated from the coding sequence ATGAACCAAGTAATCCGTGAATTGGAAAAAGCGCAACTGAAACAGGACATTCCTGCGTTCCGACCTGGTGACACCGTTCGTGTACACGTAAAGGTTATCGAGGGTCAGCGTGAGCGTATTCAGCTCTTCGAAGGCGTATGCATTCGCCGTCGTGGTACTGGTATCAGCGAAACTTTCACCGCTCGTAAGATTTCTTACGGTGTAGGTGTTGAGCGTACCTTCCCATTGCACACGCCTAAGATCGAAAAGATCGAAATCGTGCGCCATGGTAAAGTGCGTCGTGCGAAACTGTACTATCTGCGTGATCGCGTGGGTAAAGCAGCTCGTATTAAAGAAATCCGTCGATAA
- the lspA gene encoding signal peptidase II, whose product MFFYVPAILVLLIDQLSKIIIRATLAVGDTIYIGSIKLTHYENAGMAFSLFQGYARLFAVVAILFVLGILYFRMHEAPVAKLLNLALGFLAGGAAGNAIDRIVFGRVTDFLVSRSGNGILNFADHAINVGIVLLVLHGIVQVVARRRGSR is encoded by the coding sequence ATGTTTTTTTACGTACCAGCTATACTCGTTCTTCTCATCGACCAGCTCTCCAAGATCATCATACGGGCTACCCTTGCCGTAGGGGATACGATCTACATCGGGAGCATAAAGCTGACGCATTATGAGAATGCAGGCATGGCTTTTAGCTTATTTCAAGGGTATGCGCGACTCTTTGCCGTCGTAGCGATCTTATTTGTTCTCGGGATTTTGTATTTTCGCATGCACGAAGCACCAGTGGCCAAGCTGCTGAACCTCGCATTGGGCTTTCTAGCCGGAGGAGCGGCCGGTAACGCGATTGATCGAATCGTATTTGGACGCGTGACCGATTTCCTCGTATCCCGCTCAGGCAACGGCATCCTCAATTTCGCGGATCACGCCATTAACGTGGGCATAGTTTTGCTAGTGCTGCATGGGATAGTGCAGGTTGTGGCGAGGAGGAGAGGCAGTCGTTAG
- the rpsP gene encoding 30S ribosomal protein S16: MAVKIRLKRMGSKKAPFYRVVVADSRSPRDGRFIEEIGYYNPVAQPAVVKIDTDKAVQWILNGAAPTDTVRNLLSKEGVMAKVHETKYGK, from the coding sequence ATGGCAGTTAAAATCCGTCTGAAGCGTATGGGTTCCAAGAAAGCTCCTTTCTACCGTGTAGTAGTAGCTGACTCTCGTTCCCCTCGTGATGGCCGTTTCATTGAAGAAATCGGTTACTACAATCCGGTTGCTCAACCGGCAGTGGTGAAAATTGATACCGACAAAGCGGTACAATGGATCCTGAATGGTGCAGCTCCAACTGATACCGTTCGTAACCTTCTCTCCAAAGAAGGCGTTATGGCTAAAGTACACGAAACCAAATACGGCAAATAA
- a CDS encoding YifB family Mg chelatase-like AAA ATPase codes for MYACSYSGTVLGIDGLLVSVETDIANGLPQFDLVGLGGSAVKEARDRVRAALRNAGFEYPMQRITVNLAPADQRKEGSGFDLAIAFGILLASKQITPRTEQILIIGELALDGSLRPVTGVLPILLEAKRNGFTHVILPIQNAPEARLVDIIVLPSADLSTAVHYWKHDLRLDETTIELSQTASSPPSTKKCDDIPDFANVYGQQFVKRGLEIAAAGFHNVLLVGPPGSGKTLLATCLPGIMPQMTTDESYEVTKIYSIAGQLTKTSGLIRERPFRSPHHTITSTALIGGGTQIPRPGECSLSHGGILFLDEMPEFSRHVLEVLRQPLEAGVVTIGRAKQVFTFPARFLLIGSCNPCPCGFFGSRDQQACTCTHQQIQKYRSKLSGPLLDRIDLHLEVPRVPVQLLNRRTMEESSAEIRHRVEEARRIQEERYVHRQGSPFNSAMNGNELRRYASLDKESQELLQLAFETLGLSARAYDRIVKVARTIADLGGSEQVEAAHIAEAIRYRALDRGLSI; via the coding sequence ATGTATGCATGCAGCTATTCCGGCACGGTACTCGGGATCGACGGCTTACTCGTATCCGTAGAAACGGATATCGCTAATGGACTGCCGCAGTTCGATCTGGTAGGACTCGGAGGTTCTGCGGTAAAAGAAGCGCGTGACCGCGTTCGTGCAGCTCTGCGCAATGCGGGCTTCGAGTACCCGATGCAGCGCATTACGGTAAATCTCGCTCCTGCCGACCAGCGAAAAGAAGGCTCGGGCTTCGACCTCGCCATCGCGTTCGGCATTTTGCTCGCTTCCAAACAGATCACTCCGCGAACAGAACAAATCCTCATTATTGGAGAGCTCGCCCTAGATGGATCGTTGCGCCCTGTCACGGGTGTTTTGCCCATCCTGCTGGAGGCAAAGCGTAACGGCTTCACACATGTCATCCTTCCCATCCAAAATGCCCCTGAAGCCAGACTTGTCGATATCATCGTGCTGCCTTCCGCAGACTTGTCCACAGCGGTTCATTACTGGAAGCACGATTTGCGACTGGATGAAACGACCATAGAGCTCAGCCAAACAGCGTCTAGCCCCCCAAGCACCAAAAAATGCGACGATATCCCCGACTTCGCCAACGTATATGGCCAACAATTTGTCAAACGCGGACTAGAGATCGCAGCGGCAGGCTTTCACAACGTCTTGCTCGTGGGGCCACCTGGCTCTGGTAAAACGCTGCTGGCCACCTGCTTGCCCGGCATTATGCCGCAAATGACGACCGATGAATCCTATGAAGTCACGAAAATATACAGCATCGCAGGTCAGCTGACAAAAACGAGCGGCCTGATTCGGGAACGCCCTTTCCGTTCCCCGCACCACACGATTACCTCGACGGCTCTGATAGGTGGAGGTACGCAAATTCCCCGACCCGGAGAGTGCAGTCTCTCTCATGGGGGGATTCTGTTCCTCGATGAGATGCCAGAATTCTCACGCCATGTGCTGGAGGTTCTTCGGCAGCCGTTGGAAGCGGGGGTCGTAACGATTGGCAGGGCCAAGCAGGTCTTTACGTTTCCTGCCCGTTTTTTGCTGATTGGTTCGTGTAACCCTTGTCCGTGCGGTTTCTTCGGTAGCAGAGACCAGCAAGCCTGCACATGCACGCACCAACAAATCCAGAAATACCGCTCAAAGCTGTCAGGGCCTTTGTTAGACCGAATCGATCTTCACTTGGAAGTTCCACGAGTGCCTGTCCAGTTGCTCAATAGACGAACGATGGAAGAATCGTCCGCAGAGATCCGGCACAGAGTGGAGGAGGCCAGGAGAATTCAAGAGGAGAGATATGTCCATCGCCAAGGGTCACCATTTAACAGTGCTATGAATGGCAATGAACTCCGACGATATGCTTCTCTCGACAAGGAGAGTCAGGAGTTGCTGCAGCTTGCCTTTGAGACTCTTGGCCTAAGTGCGAGAGCGTATGACCGGATCGTAAAAGTAGCCCGCACGATCGCAGATTTAGGTGGCTCCGAGCAAGTGGAGGCAGCCCATATAGCAGAAGCGATCCGTTATCGGGCATTGGACAGAGGGCTCTCCATCTAA
- a CDS encoding EscU/YscU/HrcU family type III secretion system export apparatus switch protein, whose protein sequence is MSQTPPSDNKRKQAVALKYQAGTIDAPKVVAKGKGYVAENMLKTAREHEIPVQEDPSLVEVLGKLDLDQQIPPELYQVVAEILAFVYRMDKGGGGQR, encoded by the coding sequence ATGAGCCAGACCCCCCCTTCCGACAACAAGAGAAAACAGGCAGTTGCCCTCAAGTATCAAGCGGGTACCATAGACGCTCCGAAAGTGGTGGCAAAAGGGAAGGGTTACGTCGCTGAAAACATGCTGAAAACAGCAAGGGAGCATGAAATACCGGTTCAAGAGGACCCCTCACTCGTCGAGGTACTGGGCAAGCTGGATTTAGATCAACAAATTCCACCTGAGCTGTATCAAGTCGTTGCTGAAATTCTCGCATTCGTATATCGGATGGACAAAGGTGGAGGAGGCCAAAGATGA